A genomic window from Erythrobacter sp. BLCC-B19 includes:
- a CDS encoding lipopolysaccharide biosynthesis protein, protein MKRVFANMGWLLGGRGFNAVLSLVYLAIAARTLGTEGFGYFALIIALGQAVTGFSSFQTWQFIVRWGADPDKPGVDLGRAREATGFAVALDGLSVAVGTLASAVLVLTAPLWLDVPPDLLWLTFWYCVVSLLTIRTTPTGMLRLHNEYGRATWAEAVQPIIRAGGAGLAWLYMPNVTGFILAFAASEVGTAIALWIVAARVQPVSLASISLKAIPARHKDAWRFVLSTNMSGSLAVAGKQVMILLVGTFGGAYLAGGFRIANQLGVALIALAQTISKAILPELVQSRDSAVEIARRMANIAAMAGVAAVGSAILFGRPGIALIAGEQFTGFYWAMIILSIAGAVELVGASLESLLISAGKAHIAFLVRLFPTILALVMLQMAIDWKGAQGAGFAVLGSSVLTVVGFYLAIVNLKQFRLVVDDTNEEGADTRPAPPKS, encoded by the coding sequence ATGAAGCGGGTTTTCGCCAATATGGGCTGGCTCCTGGGCGGGCGCGGGTTCAACGCGGTGCTCAGCCTTGTCTATCTCGCCATCGCCGCGCGCACGCTGGGGACGGAAGGCTTCGGCTATTTCGCGCTGATCATCGCGCTGGGGCAGGCGGTCACCGGCTTTTCCAGTTTCCAGACCTGGCAGTTCATCGTCCGCTGGGGGGCCGATCCCGACAAGCCCGGCGTCGATCTGGGCCGCGCGCGCGAGGCGACCGGCTTTGCCGTGGCGCTGGACGGGCTGTCAGTCGCGGTCGGAACGCTCGCTTCGGCCGTGCTGGTGCTGACCGCGCCGCTATGGCTCGACGTGCCGCCTGACCTGTTGTGGCTGACCTTCTGGTATTGCGTCGTCTCGCTGCTGACGATCCGCACCACGCCCACAGGGATGCTGCGGCTCCACAATGAATATGGCCGCGCGACCTGGGCCGAGGCGGTGCAGCCGATCATTCGCGCGGGCGGTGCGGGGCTGGCGTGGCTCTATATGCCCAACGTGACCGGCTTCATCCTCGCCTTTGCCGCCTCGGAAGTGGGCACGGCCATCGCCTTGTGGATCGTCGCCGCGCGGGTGCAGCCGGTCAGCCTTGCTTCGATCAGCCTCAAGGCGATTCCGGCGCGGCACAAGGATGCCTGGCGGTTTGTGCTGTCCACCAATATGTCGGGCAGCCTTGCGGTGGCGGGCAAGCAGGTGATGATCCTGCTGGTCGGCACCTTTGGTGGGGCTTACCTCGCAGGCGGCTTCAGGATCGCCAACCAGCTGGGCGTGGCGCTGATCGCACTGGCGCAGACGATCTCCAAGGCGATCCTGCCCGAACTGGTGCAATCGCGCGACAGCGCGGTCGAGATCGCGCGGCGCATGGCCAATATTGCCGCAATGGCCGGGGTAGCGGCAGTCGGCAGCGCGATCCTGTTCGGCCGCCCCGGCATCGCCCTGATCGCGGGCGAGCAGTTCACCGGCTTCTACTGGGCGATGATCATCCTCAGCATCGCCGGCGCGGTCGAGCTGGTCGGCGCGAGCCTTGAAAGCCTGCTGATCTCGGCCGGCAAGGCCCACATCGCCTTCCTCGTCCGTCTGTTCCCGACGATCCTTGCGCTGGTGATGCTGCAAATGGCGATCGACTGGAAGGGCGCACAGGGCGCAGGCTTTGCGGTGCTGGGATCAAGCGTGCTGACGGTGGTCGGCTTCTACCTCGCGATCGTGAACCTCAAGCAGTTCCGGCTGGTGGTGGACGACACCAATGAAGAAGGGGCGGACACACGGCCCGCCCCTCCGAAATCATAA
- a CDS encoding polysaccharide deacetylase family protein, translating into MSGLRAILLMLWAALLVLAAPALAQEKRIALTFDDVPRGAGAFFTPEERTRRLIAALEQAGVEQAAFFVTTGNLAHPDGAGGEARIAAYVAAGHVIANHSDTHLHLDATPAEDYLADLDRAAAWLNGRPGFRPWFRFPFLDEGGRDAGRRDALRAGLAARALRNGYATADGSDWHLEQLTLDAKRAGKPMDMAALRKLYLQSQLSGIAYHEALARRTLGRLPPQVMLLHETDLAALFIADLVAELRKDGWTIITADQAYADAELAAAMPIVPHTSGTLTGMMAWERGVQPPLAPLWMSTAMMSWLFETRVLAAPGEDGQ; encoded by the coding sequence GTGAGCGGGTTGCGTGCGATCCTGCTGATGCTGTGGGCGGCCCTGCTCGTGCTGGCCGCCCCGGCGCTCGCACAGGAGAAGCGCATCGCCCTCACCTTCGATGATGTGCCGCGCGGGGCGGGGGCGTTCTTCACGCCTGAGGAACGCACCCGGCGGCTGATCGCCGCGCTCGAACAGGCGGGGGTCGAACAGGCGGCCTTCTTCGTCACCACCGGCAACCTCGCCCATCCCGACGGTGCCGGGGGCGAGGCACGGATCGCGGCCTATGTCGCTGCCGGGCACGTGATCGCCAACCACAGCGACACGCACCTCCACCTCGATGCCACCCCGGCAGAGGATTACCTCGCCGATCTCGACCGCGCCGCGGCGTGGCTGAACGGGCGCCCCGGCTTTCGTCCGTGGTTCCGCTTCCCCTTTCTCGACGAGGGCGGGCGTGATGCAGGCAGGCGCGATGCCTTGCGCGCCGGGCTGGCAGCGCGGGCCTTGCGGAACGGCTATGCCACCGCTGACGGGTCGGACTGGCACCTCGAGCAGCTGACCCTTGATGCCAAGCGGGCAGGCAAGCCGATGGACATGGCGGCGCTGCGCAAGCTCTATCTGCAATCACAGCTCTCCGGCATCGCCTATCACGAAGCGCTCGCCCGCCGCACGCTCGGCCGATTGCCGCCGCAAGTGATGCTGCTCCACGAAACCGATTTGGCCGCGCTGTTCATCGCCGATCTGGTCGCCGAACTGCGCAAGGACGGCTGGACGATCATCACCGCCGACCAAGCCTATGCCGACGCCGAGCTTGCCGCCGCCATGCCGATCGTGCCCCACACCTCGGGCACGCTCACCGGCATGATGGCGTGGGAACGCGGTGTGCAGCCGCCACTTGCGCCGCTATGGATGAGCACCGCAATGATGAGCTGGCTGTTCGAGACGAGGGTGCTGGCCGCGCCCGGAGAGGACGGACAATGA
- a CDS encoding CoA-acylating methylmalonate-semialdehyde dehydrogenase translates to MRQIDHFIVGDTPTPTRKHAIWNPSTGEVQAEVALGDAALLARAVETAKRVQPAWAATNPQRRARVMFAFKELVETNMQSLAEMLSSEHGKTVPDARGDVQRGLEVIEYACGLPQIMKGEYTHGAGPGIDVYSMRQPLGIGAGITPFNFPAMIPMWMFGMACAAGNAFILKPSERDPSVPVRLAELFLEAGAPEGLLQVVHGDKEMVDAIIDHPDIAAISFVGSSDIAQYIYARGSANNKRVQAFGGAKNHGIVLPDADLDQVVTDLTGAAFGSAGERCMALPVVVPVGEETAERLKEKLLKSIAGLRIGVSNDPDADYGPVVTPEHKARIEQWITTAEQEGAEIVVDGRGFTLQGHEKGFFVGPTLIDHVTPQMRSYQEEIFGPVLQIVRAADFEHALRLPSEHQYGNGVAIFTRNGHAAREFAARVNVGMVGINVPIPVPVAYHSFGGWKRSGFGDIDQYGVEGLRFWTKNKKITQRWPDGGGDGSNAFVIPTMG, encoded by the coding sequence ATGCGTCAGATCGACCACTTCATCGTCGGCGATACGCCTACCCCCACCCGCAAGCACGCCATCTGGAACCCCTCGACCGGCGAAGTGCAGGCCGAGGTCGCGCTGGGCGATGCCGCGCTGCTCGCCCGCGCCGTAGAGACCGCCAAGCGCGTCCAGCCCGCCTGGGCCGCGACCAATCCCCAGCGCCGCGCGCGGGTGATGTTCGCCTTCAAGGAACTGGTCGAGACTAATATGCAGAGCCTCGCCGAAATGCTCTCGTCCGAACACGGCAAGACCGTCCCCGACGCGCGCGGCGATGTGCAGCGCGGGCTTGAGGTGATCGAATATGCCTGCGGGTTGCCGCAGATCATGAAGGGTGAATACACCCACGGCGCGGGCCCGGGGATCGACGTCTATTCGATGCGCCAGCCGCTCGGCATCGGCGCGGGGATCACCCCGTTCAACTTCCCGGCGATGATCCCGATGTGGATGTTCGGCATGGCCTGCGCGGCGGGCAATGCCTTCATCCTCAAGCCCTCCGAGCGTGACCCGAGCGTGCCGGTGCGGCTGGCCGAACTGTTCCTTGAAGCGGGCGCGCCCGAGGGCCTGCTGCAGGTCGTCCACGGCGACAAGGAGATGGTCGACGCGATCATCGACCACCCGGATATTGCCGCGATCAGCTTCGTGGGTTCCTCGGACATCGCGCAGTACATCTACGCGCGCGGCTCGGCCAACAACAAGCGCGTGCAGGCCTTCGGCGGCGCGAAGAACCACGGGATCGTGCTGCCCGATGCGGACTTGGATCAGGTCGTCACCGATCTGACCGGGGCGGCCTTCGGCTCGGCGGGCGAACGCTGCATGGCGCTGCCCGTGGTGGTGCCGGTGGGCGAGGAGACGGCGGAGCGGCTCAAGGAAAAGCTGCTGAAGTCCATCGCGGGCCTCAGGATCGGCGTGTCGAACGATCCCGACGCGGATTACGGCCCGGTCGTCACCCCCGAACACAAGGCGCGGATCGAACAGTGGATCACCACCGCCGAGCAGGAAGGCGCCGAGATCGTCGTCGACGGGCGCGGGTTCACGCTTCAGGGCCACGAAAAGGGCTTCTTCGTCGGCCCGACCCTGATCGACCACGTCACCCCGCAGATGCGCTCCTATCAGGAGGAGATCTTCGGCCCCGTGCTCCAGATCGTCCGCGCCGCCGATTTCGAGCACGCGCTGCGCCTGCCCAGTGAGCACCAGTATGGCAACGGCGTCGCGATCTTCACCCGCAACGGCCACGCCGCGCGCGAATTCGCGGCGCGGGTGAATGTCGGGATGGTCGGGATCAACGTGCCGATCCCGGTGCCGGTCGCCTACCATAGCTTCGGCGGGTGGAAGCGTTCGGGCTTTGGCGACATCGACCAGTATGGCGTGGAAGGCCTGCGCTTCTGGACCAAGAACAAGAAGATCACCCAGCGCTGGCCCGACGGCGGCGGCGATGGCTCGAACGCCTTTGTCATCCCGACGATGGGGTGA
- a CDS encoding SMP-30/gluconolactonase/LRE family protein codes for MGRLRAGLALLAAAWMASGALAEDSGGLILPATLELAATGYTFTEGPAWDGARIIFSDIPGDAVHVLVPGEAAAQKLYAPSANANGHTFDRQGRLINAEHGSGALTRWTPESGRQVIVSAYEGKRLNSPNDVVVRSDGLILFTDPPYGLGQRASEVGFSGVFAYDETSGRMVLIDDALSRPNGLALSPDERVLYVGDTATQTVWAYDLAADGTASGKRLVVDVTDESKPGRVDGVRVDSEGRVWFTCPGGICVVDPVRGQVIERLATPKRATNLAWGGADLSELYITALTDVYRVKTRARGVGSSSR; via the coding sequence ATGGGCAGGCTTCGGGCAGGATTGGCGCTGCTGGCAGCAGCATGGATGGCGAGCGGCGCTCTGGCCGAGGACAGCGGCGGGCTGATCCTCCCCGCAACGCTCGAACTGGCCGCCACCGGCTACACCTTCACCGAAGGGCCGGCATGGGACGGGGCGCGGATCATCTTCAGCGACATTCCGGGTGACGCGGTGCACGTGCTGGTGCCGGGCGAGGCGGCGGCACAGAAGCTTTATGCCCCGTCTGCCAATGCCAATGGCCACACCTTCGACCGGCAAGGCCGCCTCATCAATGCCGAGCATGGCAGCGGCGCGCTCACCCGCTGGACGCCGGAGAGCGGGCGGCAGGTGATCGTTTCCGCCTATGAGGGCAAGCGGCTCAACAGCCCCAACGATGTGGTGGTGCGTAGTGATGGGCTGATCCTGTTCACCGATCCGCCCTATGGCCTCGGCCAGCGGGCGAGCGAGGTGGGTTTCTCCGGTGTCTTTGCCTACGACGAGACGAGCGGGCGGATGGTGCTGATCGACGATGCCTTGAGCCGCCCCAACGGCCTTGCGCTCTCGCCCGACGAGCGGGTGCTCTATGTCGGCGACACTGCCACGCAGACGGTGTGGGCCTATGATCTGGCCGCCGATGGCACCGCCTCGGGCAAGCGGCTGGTGGTCGATGTGACCGACGAGAGCAAGCCGGGCCGGGTCGACGGGGTGCGGGTCGATAGTGAAGGGCGCGTGTGGTTCACCTGCCCCGGCGGCATTTGCGTGGTCGATCCCGTGCGCGGGCAGGTGATCGAACGCCTCGCCACACCCAAGCGCGCAACCAACCTCGCATGGGGCGGGGCCGATCTTTCGGAGCTCTACATCACCGCGCTGACCGACGTGTACCGGGTCAAGACGCGGGCGAGGGGCGTGGGTTCGTCGAGCCGTTAG
- a CDS encoding M24 family metallopeptidase codes for MIGRVLVSCAMAAALAVPALGQAAPGLSQTEADAPAMPAILGPRGRAELENRILAERLDTLIPQIMRAEGIDLWLLMAREYFEEPVVATMLDAENMHARRRTILIFFDPGNGKPVERLTVSRYGLGGLFAPAWDPDKQPDQWQAVAELIAARNPAKIAINSSDLYQFADGMTLSQYDKFMSALPPALHERAVSGENLAIRWLETRTPAEMELYPTVVRIAHSVIGEAFSRKVITPGVTTAEQVQWWYRDRLMALGLTPWFHPSVAIQRQGVKGMLEGDTVIQPGDLLWTDFGITYLRLNTDTQHLAYVLKPGETEAPAGLRAGLAGSNRVQDFLTRAFKVGISGNDALAQARADSIAAGLDPSIYSHPIGHHGHGAGPSIGFWDNQKADPRGSGPIRANTAWSIELTSYAAVPEWGGQRVDFRTEEDAFFDGTKVRYIDGRQTAITLIPSD; via the coding sequence ATGATCGGACGGGTTTTGGTTTCCTGCGCGATGGCGGCGGCGCTGGCGGTTCCGGCGCTGGGGCAAGCGGCGCCGGGCCTGAGCCAGACCGAAGCAGACGCCCCGGCCATGCCGGCGATACTCGGCCCCCGCGGGCGGGCGGAGCTTGAAAATCGCATTCTTGCCGAACGGCTCGACACCCTCATCCCCCAGATCATGCGCGCCGAGGGGATCGACCTGTGGCTGCTGATGGCGCGCGAATATTTCGAAGAGCCCGTGGTCGCCACCATGCTCGATGCCGAGAATATGCACGCCCGGCGGCGGACGATCCTGATCTTCTTCGACCCCGGCAATGGCAAGCCGGTCGAGCGGCTGACGGTCAGCCGCTATGGCCTTGGCGGGCTGTTCGCGCCTGCCTGGGATCCCGACAAGCAGCCCGACCAATGGCAGGCGGTGGCCGAGCTGATCGCGGCCCGGAACCCGGCAAAAATCGCGATCAATTCCTCCGATCTCTACCAGTTCGCTGACGGGATGACGCTGAGCCAATACGACAAGTTCATGTCGGCCCTGCCTCCGGCACTGCATGAGCGAGCGGTGAGCGGAGAGAACCTTGCGATCCGCTGGCTGGAAACGCGCACGCCGGCCGAGATGGAGCTCTATCCCACCGTGGTGCGCATCGCCCATTCCGTGATCGGCGAAGCGTTTTCGCGCAAGGTCATCACGCCGGGCGTCACCACCGCCGAACAGGTGCAATGGTGGTATCGCGACCGGCTGATGGCGCTGGGCCTGACCCCGTGGTTCCACCCCTCGGTCGCGATCCAGCGGCAGGGGGTCAAGGGAATGCTGGAGGGCGATACGGTGATCCAGCCGGGCGACCTCTTGTGGACCGATTTCGGCATCACCTATCTGCGCCTCAACACCGATACCCAGCACCTGGCCTATGTGCTGAAGCCGGGCGAGACAGAGGCACCGGCGGGCCTTCGGGCGGGGCTGGCGGGGAGCAACCGGGTGCAGGATTTCCTCACCCGCGCCTTCAAGGTCGGCATCAGCGGGAATGACGCGCTCGCGCAGGCGCGGGCGGATAGCATCGCGGCGGGGCTCGATCCCTCGATCTACAGCCATCCCATTGGCCACCACGGCCACGGCGCGGGGCCAAGCATCGGGTTCTGGGACAATCAGAAGGCCGATCCGCGCGGGAGCGGCCCGATCCGGGCCAACACCGCGTGGTCGATCGAGCTGACGTCTTACGCCGCCGTGCCCGAATGGGGCGGCCAGCGGGTCGATTTCCGCACCGAAGAGGACGCCTTCTTTGATGGTACAAAAGTGCGCTACATCGACGGGCGCCAGACCGCGATCACGCTGATCCCGTCAGACTAA
- a CDS encoding CorA family divalent cation transporter, translating into MSAPDPAPLALQALLVEGGVVSDISADAVASYAGPGFVWLHAEGTGSAEAMHLPAYVPRMAAGALLASETRPRCDEVDDAVLINLRGTARDAAHGSDGLVSIRVWVEGARVTSVSRYRLAALAKVEALARAGKIIDGGDFVSILAQAISTELDPEVADLGDQLDDCERMLDGGDIYALRRKIAALRSQAIVLRRFVAPDRDALGQMAQLDFDWISREDRMHLREAADRFARMAEELEAVRERAALLHEQLTDLRAEMIDQRSLGIAVVAFIFLPLTFVTGLLGMNVEGIPFARDPWAFWGVVAFCVVIGGAVMAWFARRHWLED; encoded by the coding sequence ATGTCAGCGCCCGATCCTGCTCCGCTCGCCCTTCAGGCCTTGCTTGTCGAAGGCGGCGTGGTGTCCGACATTTCCGCAGATGCGGTCGCCAGCTATGCCGGGCCGGGGTTCGTGTGGCTCCATGCCGAGGGCACCGGGTCGGCCGAGGCCATGCACCTGCCCGCCTATGTCCCGCGCATGGCCGCCGGCGCACTGCTGGCGAGCGAGACCCGCCCGCGCTGCGATGAAGTCGACGATGCGGTGCTCATCAACCTGCGCGGCACCGCGCGCGATGCGGCGCATGGCAGCGACGGGCTGGTGTCGATCCGCGTCTGGGTCGAAGGCGCGCGCGTGACATCGGTCAGCCGCTACCGGCTCGCCGCGCTTGCCAAGGTCGAAGCGCTGGCGCGGGCGGGCAAGATCATTGACGGGGGCGACTTCGTTTCGATCCTTGCGCAGGCGATCAGCACCGAGCTTGACCCCGAAGTCGCCGATCTCGGCGACCAGCTCGATGATTGCGAGCGGATGCTCGATGGGGGCGACATCTACGCGTTGCGGCGCAAGATCGCCGCGCTGCGATCACAGGCTATCGTGCTGCGCCGCTTCGTTGCGCCCGATCGCGATGCTCTGGGCCAGATGGCGCAGCTCGATTTCGACTGGATCAGCCGGGAAGACCGGATGCATCTGCGCGAGGCGGCGGACCGTTTTGCCCGCATGGCCGAAGAGCTGGAGGCCGTGCGCGAGCGGGCGGCGTTGCTGCACGAACAGCTGACAGATCTGCGCGCCGAGATGATCGATCAGCGCAGCCTCGGGATCGCAGTGGTGGCCTTCATCTTCCTGCCGCTGACCTTCGTCACGGGCCTGCTTGGCATGAATGTCGAGGGCATCCCCTTCGCGCGTGACCCCTGGGCGTTCTGGGGCGTGGTCGCCTTTTGCGTGGTGATCGGCGGCGCAGTGATGGCATGGTTCGCCCGTCGCCACTGGCTGGAGGATTGA
- a CDS encoding DUF6538 domain-containing protein: MGQHSYLVRRGARYHFRRRKPAVYKCSRPISIALGTSDPVEARRLVRRLAVKWDELNMLMTPKIERGHLTIHQQEALFRKGLEDELARATAHVRAPMGSAQPHAGLHRIMEAAYRIVARVPHDAAAIDLETIEAETDETWGGEEFALLCKTLQHLVTPMSVSGIEAQKALQELGGPLNEGTIREARSQILSGYAEAHRRSTLLDSEEVNASGRGIMALLDDAIVGRASMERNRPQVSSTPAPQPVTATAPAANQSAPESIYAFPSDLRFSEVMHEVLAELETERGWAKDNGQREAVCERAAWICGDKRLRDWSAADAQYFAKTVAKFPSDFKWGKLNKSGAMAIPFDEKNIPSNTGKERNVRTINRDLSILQNVSQRLAKTHWRLKYGDRLEVNFNDYNIRVEDDPDNPDRMPWTPEHLQALYSLPLWQGGGGNIARLKPSNRPIIYMDAAYWLPLIGSYTGLCREEGAGLEVDDFNFDCEVPYVVVKKNELRRLKNKSRARVMPLHPELLDLGLQRYVEAIAKEQKHVPGVCTPVFPELWCDDAKYHGGGKKVPSKGGRRFYAIAWRYIADATHALMPLPETRDGKKADYHSQRTYNQSVLAAPDVAEKILAMHMGHAREGTGPRKYDRRALALGEVKELRERLDIMVREMPIVTAHIPRQKTVQLLHIRHRSRVGSAPGRDAQRKFCQ; this comes from the coding sequence ATGGGCCAGCACAGCTATCTTGTGCGCCGCGGAGCCCGGTATCATTTTCGGCGAAGAAAGCCTGCCGTCTACAAATGTAGTCGTCCTATAAGCATTGCGTTGGGCACATCCGACCCTGTCGAGGCACGTCGCCTCGTCCGGCGGCTGGCCGTGAAATGGGACGAATTGAACATGTTAATGACGCCGAAAATTGAGCGAGGTCACCTGACCATCCACCAGCAGGAGGCCCTCTTCCGCAAAGGGTTGGAAGATGAGCTCGCGCGGGCAACCGCGCATGTGAGGGCTCCGATGGGTTCCGCACAGCCGCACGCCGGGCTGCATCGGATCATGGAGGCGGCCTATCGTATCGTTGCCCGCGTGCCGCATGATGCTGCCGCGATTGATCTCGAGACGATCGAAGCGGAGACCGATGAAACTTGGGGCGGTGAAGAATTCGCCCTGCTATGTAAGACGCTGCAACATCTCGTAACGCCGATGAGTGTAAGCGGGATCGAAGCCCAAAAGGCCCTTCAGGAACTCGGCGGGCCGCTGAACGAAGGCACGATCCGTGAGGCGCGTTCGCAGATCTTAAGCGGATACGCCGAGGCCCACCGACGTTCCACGCTCCTCGACAGTGAGGAGGTGAATGCTTCCGGGCGTGGGATAATGGCGCTTCTGGATGACGCTATCGTCGGACGAGCATCAATGGAGCGCAATAGGCCACAAGTCTCCTCAACTCCGGCGCCACAACCCGTCACGGCAACAGCTCCAGCCGCAAATCAGTCTGCGCCAGAAAGCATTTACGCCTTCCCTAGCGATCTGCGTTTCAGCGAAGTGATGCACGAAGTGCTGGCTGAATTGGAGACGGAAAGAGGTTGGGCGAAGGACAATGGCCAGCGCGAGGCCGTCTGCGAAAGAGCCGCTTGGATCTGTGGGGACAAGAGGCTGCGCGACTGGAGCGCGGCTGATGCGCAATATTTCGCCAAGACGGTTGCGAAATTTCCCAGCGATTTCAAATGGGGGAAGCTCAACAAGAGCGGTGCGATGGCCATTCCGTTCGATGAGAAGAACATTCCCTCGAACACGGGCAAGGAGCGTAACGTGCGCACCATAAATCGTGATTTGAGCATCCTCCAGAACGTCTCCCAGCGCCTGGCAAAAACACATTGGCGCCTGAAGTATGGCGATCGGCTCGAAGTGAATTTCAATGATTACAACATCCGGGTTGAGGATGATCCTGATAATCCAGACCGGATGCCGTGGACGCCGGAGCATCTGCAGGCTCTGTATTCGCTGCCGCTCTGGCAGGGTGGCGGAGGCAACATTGCCCGCCTCAAGCCGAGCAACCGGCCGATCATCTATATGGACGCCGCTTACTGGCTTCCTCTTATCGGGAGCTACACAGGCTTATGTCGCGAGGAAGGAGCGGGGCTTGAAGTCGATGACTTCAATTTCGACTGCGAGGTGCCCTACGTGGTGGTGAAAAAGAACGAGCTACGTCGATTGAAAAACAAGTCGCGCGCCCGGGTCATGCCTCTCCATCCTGAGCTACTCGACCTGGGCCTGCAGAGGTATGTCGAGGCGATCGCCAAGGAGCAGAAACACGTGCCCGGGGTATGCACTCCCGTCTTCCCGGAGCTTTGGTGTGACGACGCCAAGTATCATGGCGGAGGTAAGAAGGTTCCCTCGAAAGGTGGCAGGCGCTTTTACGCTATCGCTTGGCGCTATATCGCGGACGCCACTCACGCCCTGATGCCGTTGCCCGAAACGCGTGATGGCAAGAAAGCCGACTATCACTCGCAGCGCACTTATAATCAGAGTGTCCTCGCCGCTCCAGACGTCGCAGAAAAGATCTTGGCCATGCACATGGGACACGCGCGTGAGGGGACTGGGCCCAGAAAATACGATCGCCGGGCTCTCGCACTCGGTGAGGTCAAAGAGCTGCGTGAGCGGCTCGATATCATGGTGCGCGAAATGCCGATCGTAACTGCGCACATCCCGCGCCAGAAGACAGTGCAACTACTGCATATTCGGCACCGCTCTCGCGTCGGATCTGCCCCCGGGCGCGACGCGCAGCGAAAATTCTGCCAATGA